The following proteins are encoded in a genomic region of Paenibacillus sp. FSL H3-0469:
- a CDS encoding GNAT family N-acetyltransferase, translating into MKILVDDLSGGQVIGLIAEHLQGMAEDSPPESIHALNLDGLKQPEITFWCAWEDEELMGCGAIKELDTEHAELKSMRTAKKHLRKGVARNILAHIIEVAVSRGYKRISLETGSMDSFIPARKLYEDFGFTYCEPFADYIPDPNSKFMTKEL; encoded by the coding sequence GTGAAGATTCTTGTAGATGATTTGAGCGGGGGACAAGTGATTGGATTAATTGCAGAACACCTGCAGGGAATGGCCGAGGACTCTCCGCCAGAGAGCATTCACGCCCTTAATCTGGACGGGTTGAAGCAGCCGGAAATAACCTTCTGGTGTGCCTGGGAGGATGAAGAGCTTATGGGCTGCGGGGCGATAAAGGAATTGGACACAGAGCATGCAGAACTCAAATCGATGCGGACCGCTAAAAAGCATCTGCGCAAAGGTGTAGCCAGAAATATTCTTGCTCATATTATCGAAGTAGCCGTAAGCCGCGGATACAAGCGGATCAGCCTGGAGACCGGGTCCATGGATTCATTCATCCCTGCCCGCAAGCTGTATGAAGATTTCGGCTTCACCTATTGTGAGCCGTTTGCCGATTATATCCCGGATCCGAATAGCAAATTTATGACGAAGGAATTGTAG
- a CDS encoding sugar kinase yields MEVVTFGETMVLLAPDRMVPLEYVNGFHKHVAGAETNVAIGLARMGHSAGWFSKLGNDPFGRYIKQFVRGHGVDTSEVKVTADAPTGVFFKEQISPDKIQVYYYRKHSAASLMQADELNEAYVGGARILHVTGITPALSPECRKLTFRALEAAKKHGTAIVFDPNIRWKLWNREEAYRVLNEIAALADYVMPGIDEGQFLTGCSAPAEIADRLLESGAGAAVIKLGADGAYYSNGHSSGNEPGFPVKRLIDPMGAGDGFAAGFISGLLQGEDLPSAVRRGNAVGSIVVGVSGDVEGLPTRQEVDFLLAGGAGMEDIIR; encoded by the coding sequence ATGGAGGTCGTAACCTTTGGGGAAACCATGGTACTTCTGGCACCGGACCGGATGGTTCCCCTGGAGTACGTGAACGGTTTTCACAAGCATGTAGCAGGAGCCGAGACCAATGTAGCCATTGGGCTTGCCCGTATGGGGCATAGCGCAGGCTGGTTCAGCAAGCTCGGAAATGATCCATTTGGACGCTATATTAAGCAATTCGTAAGAGGACATGGCGTTGATACTTCCGAAGTCAAGGTTACTGCTGATGCGCCGACGGGAGTGTTCTTCAAAGAACAAATATCCCCGGACAAAATACAGGTGTACTACTATCGCAAGCATTCCGCTGCCAGCCTGATGCAAGCGGATGAACTTAATGAGGCATATGTGGGAGGTGCCCGCATTCTGCATGTTACGGGCATCACACCGGCGCTTAGCCCCGAGTGCAGGAAATTAACCTTTCGCGCCCTCGAAGCAGCCAAAAAACACGGTACGGCCATTGTGTTTGATCCCAATATCCGTTGGAAGCTGTGGAACAGAGAAGAGGCTTATCGTGTTCTTAACGAAATCGCGGCGCTTGCTGACTACGTAATGCCCGGCATCGATGAGGGGCAGTTTCTGACAGGATGCAGTGCGCCTGCAGAGATCGCAGACCGGTTGCTGGAATCCGGGGCCGGTGCTGCCGTAATCAAACTGGGCGCGGACGGTGCTTATTACAGTAACGGACACAGCTCTGGAAATGAGCCAGGGTTCCCCGTGAAAAGACTCATTGATCCGATGGGTGCCGGTGACGGTTTTGCCGCAGGCTTTATAAGCGGCTTGCTCCAGGGGGAGGACCTGCCTTCTGCCGTGCGGCGCGGTAACGCTGTAGGTTCCATTGTTGTCGGGGTAAGCGGCGATGTGGAAGGTCTTCCGACCCGGCAGGAGGTGGATTTTCTCTTGGCAGGGGGAGCTGGCATGGAGGATATTATCCGGTAG
- a CDS encoding alanine--tRNA ligase codes for MTPDELRQSYVDFMKGIGASQVPSSSLLPENDPSTLFTGSGMQPMVPFLLGEKHPAGNEIANIQKCLRTVDIEEVGDTSHLTFFEMIGRWEFKANEHNYKQKQIDAIWNWQIIELGMDPARLYISAFAGSDELNIPKDTEAIELWSAKFKSVGIDPIIEEDPWQYGASRGGKIFLYDEQENWWSRAGSPLQMPVGEPGGPDSEMFYDLEPDGDSLDHPASESDRFLEIGNNVFMCYTKGDTGFVKMQNPNLDYGGGLERVATALNGDKDIYNTAFFHNPKKKLMELSGKSYTDDLKSFRIILDHVRAATFLINDGAEPANSDAGYITRRLLRRAIRAGKKIGIQGSFAGQLSEVYIDEATAYEDLIRNKKKVIEIVNKEENLFYRTLQQGEFEIQKHLKNKGNVTGADAFYFYETYGFPLELTEEYLTESGYGMEDKASYTEAAKKHAEMSRTASAGKFKGGLAEHSTETTALHTVSHLLLAGLREVLGDHVHQQGSNITSERLRFDFNHDDKLTPGQIAEVEKYVNDAIASKAVTSIAELPKLEAKESNVEGNFWDKYPDIVKVYTIQDHEGKVWSREVCGGPHVEDTTNLGTFRITKEQSSAAGVRRIKGVIVSRQ; via the coding sequence ATGACGCCAGATGAATTGAGACAATCCTATGTTGATTTTATGAAAGGAATAGGGGCTAGCCAAGTGCCTTCTTCTAGCTTGTTACCGGAAAATGATCCCTCGACCTTGTTTACAGGAAGCGGCATGCAGCCGATGGTTCCCTTTTTATTGGGGGAAAAGCATCCGGCCGGTAATGAGATTGCTAATATTCAGAAGTGCTTGAGAACAGTGGATATTGAGGAAGTAGGCGATACGTCGCATCTGACATTTTTCGAAATGATCGGCCGGTGGGAGTTCAAAGCAAATGAACATAACTATAAGCAAAAACAAATCGATGCCATTTGGAATTGGCAGATCATCGAATTAGGAATGGATCCTGCCAGGCTGTATATCAGCGCTTTCGCAGGAAGTGATGAACTGAATATACCGAAAGATACGGAAGCCATTGAGCTCTGGTCAGCAAAATTCAAATCCGTCGGGATAGACCCTATCATTGAAGAGGATCCCTGGCAATACGGGGCATCTAGAGGCGGGAAGATTTTCTTATACGATGAACAAGAAAACTGGTGGAGCCGGGCCGGAAGTCCGCTTCAGATGCCGGTTGGTGAACCGGGTGGGCCTGATAGTGAAATGTTCTATGATCTTGAACCGGACGGTGATTCACTGGACCATCCTGCTTCTGAAAGCGACAGATTCCTGGAAATTGGGAACAACGTATTTATGTGTTACACCAAAGGAGACACAGGATTTGTTAAAATGCAAAATCCCAATCTGGATTATGGAGGCGGATTAGAAAGGGTGGCTACAGCCCTTAATGGGGACAAGGATATATATAATACAGCTTTCTTCCATAACCCCAAGAAAAAATTGATGGAGCTAAGCGGTAAATCCTATACGGACGACTTAAAGTCCTTTAGAATCATACTGGATCATGTGAGAGCAGCTACTTTTCTCATTAATGACGGTGCGGAGCCAGCTAATAGTGATGCAGGATATATAACAAGAAGGCTATTAAGAAGGGCAATTCGTGCAGGTAAAAAAATAGGGATACAAGGAAGCTTTGCGGGTCAGTTGTCTGAAGTTTATATAGATGAAGCTACAGCTTATGAAGATTTAATCCGCAATAAAAAGAAAGTCATCGAAATCGTAAATAAGGAAGAGAATCTTTTCTATAGAACGTTACAGCAGGGAGAATTTGAAATACAGAAACATCTGAAGAATAAGGGTAACGTTACGGGTGCAGATGCATTTTATTTTTACGAAACCTATGGATTCCCCTTGGAGTTGACGGAAGAGTACCTAACAGAAAGTGGATATGGCATGGAAGACAAGGCGTCTTATACTGAGGCAGCAAAAAAACATGCTGAAATGAGCAGAACTGCTTCTGCGGGTAAATTTAAAGGTGGCTTAGCTGAACATTCCACAGAAACAACCGCGCTGCACACGGTATCTCATTTGTTGCTTGCTGGTTTAAGGGAAGTGCTAGGTGATCATGTCCATCAACAAGGAAGTAATATTACTTCCGAACGATTACGGTTTGACTTCAACCACGATGATAAACTTACACCCGGGCAAATAGCTGAGGTGGAGAAGTATGTGAATGATGCGATTGCATCGAAAGCAGTTACCTCTATTGCAGAGCTGCCTAAGCTTGAAGCGAAAGAAAGTAATGTGGAGGGTAACTTTTGGGATAAATACCCGGATATCGTTAAGGTATATACTATCCAAGATCACGAAGGGAAGGTGTGGAGCCGGGAAGTATGCGGAGGACCTCATGTAGAAGATACCACAAACTTAGGAACGTTCCGTATTACAAAAGAACAATCTTCTGCTGCTGGAGTCAGAAGGATTAAAGGAGTCATTGTCAGTAGACAATAA
- a CDS encoding 4-hydroxyphenylacetate 3-hydroxylase N-terminal domain-containing protein → MAVKSGKEYIERIDRQQIKIWYQGKTIQRALSSHPAFNGLMKTQAEMYDMQHQQKTIEQMTFQTGTDGERYGLSLLAPRSKEDLVRRRIMMELWAGKHHGFLGRSPDYMNTTLMSLYTAAHLLQEYNPEYEDNLKKYYEYCRSQDITLSHAFIQPFASRLSEVVDEVEDSITAKVVEHKENGIVVNGAFMMATQAATCDEILVIPSPLPSMLEQDNPYAFAFAVPNDLEGMTFICRESYSGSSPYDHPLSSRFEEMDAMVIFDHVFIPRNRIFYLGNQEIGERLFNEGNFHSHAGHQVLTRYIAKTEFLLGLISKLSDEQNIALEAVTMERISRILTMLENLKALRLASEMMAEPDAKGYYVPAHKPLIAATMQYSSFYQEMLGMLQDISSSNLVMLPSETDLGSDAGGFIRLYLKGQESSARDRISLFRLTWELAVSPFGGRQKQFERFFFGNTRALTSRMYNVYSLDKYKAMIDEFLQRGETRVF, encoded by the coding sequence ATGGCAGTTAAGAGCGGCAAGGAATATATCGAGCGTATCGATCGCCAGCAGATCAAAATATGGTATCAGGGTAAAACCATCCAAAGGGCTTTATCCAGCCATCCCGCCTTCAACGGATTAATGAAGACCCAAGCTGAAATGTATGATATGCAGCATCAGCAGAAAACCATCGAACAAATGACCTTTCAAACCGGGACGGACGGGGAGCGCTACGGACTTTCCCTCCTGGCCCCGAGAAGCAAGGAAGACCTGGTCCGCCGGAGGATCATGATGGAATTGTGGGCCGGGAAGCACCACGGGTTTTTAGGGAGATCACCCGATTATATGAACACGACGCTGATGTCTTTATATACCGCTGCGCATCTGTTACAAGAATACAATCCGGAATATGAAGATAATCTTAAAAAGTACTATGAGTACTGCCGCAGCCAGGACATTACCTTATCCCACGCATTTATTCAGCCGTTTGCCAGCCGGTTGTCCGAAGTGGTGGACGAGGTGGAGGATTCCATTACAGCTAAAGTTGTCGAGCACAAGGAGAACGGAATTGTGGTAAACGGTGCTTTTATGATGGCTACGCAGGCAGCAACCTGTGATGAAATACTGGTGATCCCTTCACCTCTCCCTTCCATGCTGGAACAGGATAATCCATATGCCTTTGCTTTTGCCGTTCCCAATGATCTGGAAGGGATGACCTTCATTTGCCGTGAGAGTTACTCAGGCTCATCTCCATATGATCATCCGCTGAGCAGCAGATTTGAAGAAATGGACGCCATGGTGATCTTCGATCACGTCTTCATCCCACGCAACCGTATCTTTTACTTAGGGAATCAAGAGATTGGAGAGCGGCTATTCAACGAAGGGAATTTTCACAGCCATGCCGGCCATCAGGTGCTTACACGCTACATTGCCAAGACGGAATTTCTGCTCGGCCTGATCTCTAAATTGTCAGATGAACAGAATATCGCTCTCGAAGCGGTAACGATGGAGCGGATATCCCGGATTTTGACCATGCTTGAGAATTTAAAAGCTCTTCGCCTGGCTTCCGAAATGATGGCAGAACCGGATGCCAAGGGTTATTATGTGCCGGCCCACAAGCCGCTGATTGCGGCTACGATGCAGTATTCCTCTTTTTATCAGGAGATGCTGGGTATGCTCCAGGACATCAGCTCCAGCAATCTGGTGATGCTTCCTTCCGAGACAGACCTGGGATCTGATGCCGGCGGCTTTATCCGTCTCTATCTTAAAGGACAGGAGTCATCCGCTCGCGACCGGATTTCTCTTTTCCGGCTGACCTGGGAACTGGCGGTCAGTCCTTTCGGCGGCAGACAGAAACAGTTTGAACGCTTTTTCTTCGGAAACACCCGCGCCCTTACTTCCCGGATGTATAACGTGTACAGTCTTGATAAATACAAGGCGATGATTGATGAATTTCTGCAGCGTGGAGAAACCCGGGTCTTTTAA
- the dgoD gene encoding galactonate dehydratase, translating into MKITGFETFIVPPRWLFLKIETDEGLSGWGEPVVEGKAHTVQAAVEELMDYVIGQDPQRIEDLWQLMYRGGFYRGGAILMSAIAGIDQALWDIKGKIYNAPVYQLLGGACRNSMRVYSWVGGDRPIDVVKAALEKKAAGFTAIKMNASEEMQFIDTHDKIYAIVERVAAIREACGPEFGIAVDFHGRLHKPMARGLARELDPYRLMFIEEPVLPENNEVLREIAHHTSTPIATGERMYSRWEFKNLLKDGVVDIIQPDLSHAGGITECKKIFAMAEAFDVAVAPHCPLGPIALAACLQVDATSYNAVIQEQSLGIHYNQGNDLLDYITDPTVFAYSDGHVQIPSGPGLGITVNEEYVRKMAEDGHRWRNPVWRHRDGSIAEW; encoded by the coding sequence ATGAAAATCACCGGATTTGAGACCTTTATCGTTCCTCCCCGCTGGCTGTTTCTGAAGATTGAAACCGATGAAGGCCTATCCGGCTGGGGGGAGCCGGTGGTCGAAGGCAAGGCACATACGGTGCAGGCCGCAGTGGAAGAACTGATGGATTATGTCATTGGGCAGGACCCCCAGCGGATTGAAGACCTATGGCAGCTCATGTACCGGGGAGGCTTCTATCGTGGCGGGGCTATTCTGATGAGTGCGATAGCGGGGATCGATCAGGCGTTATGGGATATTAAAGGGAAAATCTACAATGCGCCTGTGTATCAGCTGCTGGGCGGCGCTTGCCGCAATTCCATGCGGGTGTACTCCTGGGTAGGCGGAGACCGCCCCATCGATGTTGTCAAGGCAGCTCTGGAGAAGAAGGCCGCCGGGTTCACGGCAATTAAGATGAATGCCTCAGAAGAGATGCAGTTCATTGATACACATGACAAGATTTATGCTATCGTCGAGCGGGTCGCCGCCATCAGGGAGGCCTGCGGACCGGAATTCGGGATTGCCGTTGATTTTCACGGACGGCTTCACAAACCGATGGCACGCGGACTGGCCAGAGAGCTCGACCCCTACCGCCTGATGTTCATAGAAGAGCCGGTGCTGCCGGAGAACAATGAGGTACTGCGGGAGATCGCACATCATACCAGTACTCCAATCGCCACAGGTGAACGAATGTACTCGCGCTGGGAATTCAAAAATCTGCTGAAGGATGGGGTGGTTGACATTATTCAGCCCGATCTGTCCCATGCAGGAGGGATTACGGAATGCAAAAAAATATTCGCCATGGCCGAGGCGTTCGATGTCGCAGTCGCTCCGCATTGCCCGCTTGGGCCGATCGCTCTGGCCGCCTGTCTTCAGGTGGATGCAACGTCTTACAATGCGGTCATTCAGGAGCAAAGCCTCGGCATCCATTATAATCAAGGCAATGACCTGCTGGATTATATCACCGATCCTACCGTCTTTGCCTACAGTGACGGTCATGTCCAGATTCCTTCCGGACCGGGTCTTGGCATTACCGTGAACGAGGAGTATGTGCGGAAGATGGCGGAGGACGGCCACCGCTGGAGAAATCCGGTATGGCGGCATCGCGACGGCAGCATTGCGGAGTGGTAG
- a CDS encoding ABC transporter ATP-binding protein, giving the protein MTTILQAQNVTKTFGAKGNSYTALQNISLSIETGEYVGIMGPSGAGKSTLLNIFSTIDTPTSGEITIDNQNIVTMNEEQLSDFRRNKLGFIFQDYNLLDTLTVKENILLPLALSRVPAAEIEQRVEDIADTFGIREILDKYPYHISGGQKQRAAASRAIVSKPSLILADEPTGALDSKSAAGLLESLSKLNQHNQATILMVTHDAYAASYCKRVIFINDGQLFQELHKEDMTRQVFFGQILEVLAKLGGGHHDAV; this is encoded by the coding sequence ATGACAACAATACTGCAAGCCCAAAACGTTACCAAAACCTTTGGCGCCAAAGGAAATAGCTATACGGCGCTGCAAAATATTAGTCTGAGCATTGAAACAGGGGAGTATGTCGGGATTATGGGCCCGTCGGGCGCGGGCAAATCAACGCTGCTGAACATTTTTTCGACCATTGATACGCCGACTTCCGGCGAGATTACGATTGACAACCAAAACATTGTCACCATGAACGAGGAGCAGCTGTCTGATTTCCGCCGGAACAAGCTTGGCTTTATTTTTCAAGACTATAATCTGCTGGATACCTTGACGGTTAAGGAGAACATCCTGCTGCCACTGGCCCTATCCAGGGTTCCCGCAGCGGAAATCGAACAACGGGTTGAGGATATTGCCGATACGTTCGGCATTCGAGAGATCCTCGATAAGTACCCCTATCATATTTCGGGCGGCCAGAAACAGCGGGCTGCCGCATCGCGGGCTATCGTGTCGAAGCCCAGCCTGATCCTGGCGGACGAACCAACCGGTGCCCTCGACTCCAAATCGGCGGCCGGTCTGCTGGAAAGCTTAAGCAAGCTAAATCAGCATAATCAGGCGACAATCTTGATGGTTACGCACGACGCCTATGCGGCGAGCTACTGCAAGCGGGTCATCTTCATCAACGACGGCCAGCTGTTTCAAGAGCTCCATAAGGAAGATATGACGAGACAAGTATTTTTCGGGCAGATCCTTGAGGTTTTGGCGAAGCTCGGAGGAGGTCATCATGACGCTGTTTAA
- a CDS encoding bifunctional 4-hydroxy-2-oxoglutarate aldolase/2-dehydro-3-deoxy-phosphogluconate aldolase produces the protein MDKDRQIEQLMTSGLVAVIRRPAPERVDAIAAALADGGVGALEITADTPEVYRLIGDMKAKYGDRLLVGAGTVLKLAQAEQAIAAGADFIFSPNLNEAIVELTLQHGRISIPGVMTPTEAVRGHEAGADLLKVFPGGSLGASYIKELQGPLGHIRMMPTGGVTLANVGAFIAAGAVAVGLGSALVDREAVEQGDYGKITETARQFANEVSKARMNNTIGAK, from the coding sequence ATGGACAAAGATAGACAGATTGAGCAGCTGATGACCTCCGGGCTGGTCGCCGTCATCCGCAGACCAGCGCCTGAACGGGTGGATGCAATTGCTGCGGCACTGGCAGACGGCGGTGTTGGAGCGCTGGAGATTACAGCCGATACCCCGGAGGTTTACAGGCTGATCGGGGACATGAAGGCGAAATATGGAGATCGCCTGCTGGTAGGAGCAGGTACCGTACTGAAGCTGGCGCAGGCCGAGCAGGCGATCGCGGCGGGAGCCGATTTTATTTTCTCCCCAAATTTGAATGAGGCGATTGTAGAACTGACCTTACAGCATGGGCGAATCTCGATTCCAGGTGTAATGACACCGACCGAAGCGGTCAGAGGGCATGAAGCGGGTGCAGACCTGCTTAAGGTGTTCCCGGGCGGTTCACTCGGTGCCTCCTACATCAAGGAATTGCAGGGGCCACTTGGCCACATCCGCATGATGCCGACAGGAGGCGTGACCCTTGCGAATGTCGGAGCCTTCATTGCCGCCGGAGCCGTTGCCGTCGGTTTGGGAAGCGCTCTCGTAGATCGGGAAGCGGTGGAGCAGGGCGACTATGGGAAGATCACAGAGACGGCCCGCCAATTTGCCAATGAAGTCAGCAAGGCCAGAATGAATAACACAATAGGAGCCAAATAA
- a CDS encoding YxeA family protein encodes MKKGIIAITAVVIVLAGLVVFLQNINLNRIGAQPYYVQINQAGKKIEETLSSGQKYVSYEYTQQGYDSKGKERLLVFTAAKELRKDAYLRIYVKNNDVSSYQEVQGGELPEPAKQKLESAQK; translated from the coding sequence ATGAAAAAAGGGATTATCGCTATAACGGCCGTTGTGATTGTTCTGGCCGGGCTGGTCGTATTCCTCCAGAACATAAATTTGAACCGGATCGGCGCACAGCCATACTACGTGCAGATTAACCAAGCGGGAAAGAAGATTGAGGAGACATTAAGCAGCGGGCAGAAGTATGTTTCCTACGAATACACCCAGCAGGGCTACGATTCTAAAGGCAAAGAAAGGCTGCTGGTCTTCACCGCTGCGAAAGAGCTGCGCAAGGATGCTTACCTTCGCATCTATGTGAAAAACAATGACGTCAGCTCCTATCAGGAAGTACAGGGCGGAGAGCTGCCCGAACCAGCGAAGCAAAAGCTTGAGAGTGCCCAAAAATAA
- a CDS encoding ABC transporter permease, producing the protein MTLFKLAGRNIRQNITSYSLYFVSMVFSIVIYFTFVSLKYDSTIQSASDSSQKISSAFSGAAVVLIIFVAVFIWYSNSFFMRKRKKEVGLYSLLGVRKKQIGRMLFYENFLMGILALIAGILLGAVLSRFFVMILMKVMGYAVVADFSISPAAVLNTLLVFMIITLITSVQGYRLIYRFKLIELFRAEQEHEKEPQASAGIAVLSVVLISFGYWLALQNMMTSKAWDILGFLLTPLLIIASVILGTYLLFNTLTVRLLKLARNHKSSYWRGLNLIGTSQLLYRMKGNARTLTVIAVLSATTLTAAGTAYSIYYNTRVNAALANPNSYMFIGVDSTVTEAANRAVAQAEGHNLLYHESIPFLEVDADTSGLYKDQGAEAQVYTVISNRDFNHLAKLQGRIDSLSLEGSETAALEPAYLQGLSPEYAGSSIILKSVGLRSPIQFKTLKKYSVLNPGTVYSTIVVSDDLFAELKPKAKAMTAEAYGVTHQDKAKELTQRLQELLPEDARLASYYSDYSKGMEASGLLMFMGGFLGLVFLAATGSIIYFKQLTEAGSDKARYVILHKIGVTRQEIRKSVAKQVLIVFALPLAFGIAHCAVALSALSKLLMANLTVPVMICMGIYGGIYLIYYFLTVHAYCKIVTHTT; encoded by the coding sequence ATGACGCTGTTTAAGCTCGCCGGGAGAAACATCCGGCAAAATATCACGAGCTATTCTCTGTATTTCGTCTCAATGGTATTCAGCATTGTCATCTATTTTACGTTCGTATCCCTGAAATACGACAGCACCATTCAATCCGCCTCGGACAGCTCGCAGAAGATCAGCTCGGCCTTCAGCGGAGCGGCGGTCGTACTGATTATATTTGTGGCGGTGTTCATCTGGTATTCCAATTCATTTTTCATGCGCAAACGCAAAAAAGAGGTCGGGCTGTATTCGCTGCTTGGCGTCCGCAAAAAACAGATCGGCCGGATGCTGTTTTATGAAAATTTCCTGATGGGCATCCTGGCTCTGATCGCCGGGATCTTACTGGGAGCGGTGCTTAGCCGTTTTTTTGTCATGATCCTCATGAAGGTGATGGGGTACGCGGTCGTGGCGGATTTCTCCATTTCCCCGGCTGCGGTCTTGAATACGTTACTCGTGTTCATGATCATCACGCTGATCACATCGGTCCAGGGCTACCGCCTGATATACCGGTTCAAGCTGATTGAGCTGTTCAGGGCGGAGCAGGAGCATGAGAAGGAACCGCAGGCCTCCGCAGGCATTGCTGTATTATCTGTCGTCCTTATCAGCTTCGGGTACTGGCTTGCGCTGCAAAATATGATGACCTCCAAGGCGTGGGACATCTTAGGCTTCCTGTTAACTCCGCTCCTTATTATCGCTTCGGTTATTCTGGGCACCTATCTGCTGTTCAACACGTTGACAGTCAGACTGCTGAAGCTGGCCCGGAATCACAAATCAAGCTATTGGCGCGGCTTAAACCTGATTGGGACGTCCCAGCTGCTGTATCGGATGAAAGGTAACGCCCGGACGCTTACAGTCATTGCAGTACTGAGCGCAACAACGCTGACTGCGGCCGGGACGGCCTACAGCATATATTACAACACCCGGGTGAATGCGGCGCTTGCGAATCCCAACAGTTATATGTTTATTGGGGTGGACAGTACGGTGACAGAAGCAGCCAATAGGGCGGTTGCACAGGCTGAAGGACACAACCTGCTGTACCATGAATCCATCCCGTTCCTTGAGGTGGATGCCGACACCTCCGGGCTATATAAGGATCAAGGCGCAGAGGCGCAGGTGTATACCGTTATATCCAACCGCGATTTCAACCATTTGGCCAAGCTGCAGGGGAGAATTGACTCCTTAAGCCTTGAAGGCAGTGAAACGGCAGCGCTGGAACCAGCCTATCTGCAAGGCCTCTCGCCGGAGTATGCCGGTTCGTCGATCATACTGAAGAGCGTAGGGCTCCGGTCCCCCATCCAATTCAAAACACTAAAAAAATACAGTGTGCTGAACCCTGGAACGGTTTACTCCACTATTGTCGTCAGCGATGACCTGTTTGCAGAGCTTAAGCCGAAGGCCAAAGCGATGACTGCCGAAGCCTATGGTGTCACACATCAGGACAAGGCAAAAGAGCTGACACAGCGGCTGCAAGAGCTTTTACCGGAGGATGCCCGGCTTGCAAGCTATTACAGCGATTATTCAAAGGGCATGGAAGCCTCCGGGCTCCTGATGTTCATGGGCGGATTCCTTGGCCTTGTGTTTCTAGCCGCAACAGGCAGCATCATCTACTTCAAGCAGCTGACGGAAGCGGGCAGCGACAAAGCGCGTTATGTGATTCTGCATAAGATCGGCGTGACCAGGCAGGAAATCCGCAAATCCGTTGCCAAACAGGTGCTAATCGTTTTTGCCCTGCCGCTTGCTTTCGGAATCGCTCATTGCGCAGTCGCGCTGTCCGCTCTGTCAAAGCTGTTGATGGCCAATCTGACCGTGCCTGTCATGATCTGCATGGGGATCTATGGAGGCATCTACCTGATCTATTACTTCTTGACCGTGCACGCGTACTGCAAAATCGTTACCCATACAACCTAA
- a CDS encoding FadR/GntR family transcriptional regulator, producing the protein MKQNKQTAFQATIEIMKQKILDGEWAPGDRLPTLQQLAVDFSVSVTTIREALRILESQGNVSIEHGRGMYVRNDPLLLDDPAVALEELDNISIVDLLEARLLIEPELAALAAQRADEDQIRRLRVLADRMVRQMEEGGSFFETDLAFHQLIAEGAANPVVARMLNSILPLLAEGRKQTNTLPNMRTKASNYHVLIAIAIEERQSETARQLMESHIQSMLTTLKQ; encoded by the coding sequence ATGAAACAGAATAAACAAACCGCGTTTCAAGCAACAATAGAGATTATGAAGCAGAAAATTCTCGATGGGGAATGGGCTCCAGGGGATCGGCTCCCTACGCTGCAGCAGCTAGCCGTTGATTTCTCTGTGAGTGTCACTACAATACGTGAGGCGCTGCGGATATTAGAGAGTCAGGGGAATGTCAGCATTGAGCACGGGCGCGGGATGTATGTACGAAACGATCCGCTCTTGCTCGATGATCCGGCGGTTGCTTTAGAGGAATTAGATAACATTTCGATTGTGGACCTATTGGAAGCCAGACTGCTCATTGAGCCTGAGCTTGCCGCTTTAGCCGCGCAGCGGGCCGATGAGGATCAGATCCGGCGCCTACGGGTACTGGCAGATCGAATGGTGCGGCAAATGGAGGAAGGTGGATCCTTCTTCGAGACCGACCTCGCCTTTCATCAGTTAATCGCCGAAGGGGCAGCCAATCCGGTGGTGGCGCGGATGCTGAATTCGATTCTCCCCTTGCTGGCTGAAGGGCGCAAGCAAACCAATACGCTGCCCAATATGCGGACCAAGGCCTCCAATTACCATGTTCTGATCGCCATTGCCATCGAGGAACGGCAAAGCGAAACAGCACGGCAGCTAATGGAAAGCCATATTCAAAGTATGCTGACCACCCTTAAGCAGTAG